GGACCTGCCGCGCGCGCCTCTTCGGCGGCGAGGAGATGGGCTGGTTCATCTTCTGGGGCTACCAGTTCTTCATCGTCACCGCCGCCCTCGGCTACGTGCTGGGCGTGACGCAGGGCAAGGAATACGCGGAGCCCGAGTGGTTTGCGGACCTCTTCCTGACGGTGCTCTGGGTGATCTACCTGGTGGCCTTCGGCGGCACGATCGTCCGGCGCGAGGAGCCGCACATCTATGTGGCGAACTGGTTCCTGCTCGCCTTCATCATCACGGTCGCCGTCCTGCACATCGGCAACAACATCTCGCTGCCGCTGAGCTGGGGCAGCACCTTCTCCTATGCCGCGCCGGCGGGCGTGCAGGGGGCGATGATCCAGTGGTGGTACGGCCACAACGCGGTGGGCTTCTTCCTGACCGCGGGCTTCCTCGGCATGATGTACTACTTCATCCCGAAGCAGGCGGACCGGCCGGTCTATTCCTACCGGCTCTCCATCGTGCACTTCTGGTCCATCATCTTCCTCTACATCTGGGCGGGGCCCCACCACCTGCACTACACCGCGCTGCCCGACTGGGCGCAGACGCTCGGCATGGTGTTCTCGGTGATGCTGTGGATGCCGAGCTGGGGCGGGATGATCAACGGAATCATGACGCTCTCGGGTGCCTGGGACAAGCTGCGCACCGATCCCGGCCTGCGCTTCTCGGTCACCGCCGTCGCCTTCTACGGCATGTCCACCTTCGAAGGCCCCGTCATGTCCATCAAGGCGGTGAACAGCCTGTCGCACTACACCGACTGGACGATCGGCCATGTGCATTCGGGCGCGCTCGGCTGGAACGGCTTCATCACCTTCGGCGCGCTCTACTGGCTGGTGCCGGTGCTGTGGAAGAAGCGCGAGATGTTCAGCTCGCGCCTGATCGAGTGGCACTTCTGGTTGGCCACCCTCGGCATCGTTCTCTACATCACGGCGATGTGGGTCTCGGGCATCATGCAGGGCCTCATGTGGCGCGCGTATGACGAGCTGGGCTTCCTGCAATACAGCTTCGTCGAGACCGTCGCCGCCATGCATCCCTACTACGTGATCCGCATGCTGGGCGGCCTGCTCTACCTGACCGGCGCGCTGCTGATGGCGTGGAACATGTACAAGACCATCACGAGCGACGAGGCGGTGGCCACCCTGCCCGCCCGTGCCGTCCCGGCCGAGTGAAGGAGGCTCCCATGCTCAAGAAATTCTCCCATGGCATGATCGAGCGGAACGTCATCCTGCTCGGCGTGCTCACCCTCATCACCATCTCCATCGGCGGGCTCGCGCAGGTGGTGCCGCTCTTCACGGTGGAGAGCACGATCGAGCGCGTGCAGGGCGTGCGTCCCTACACGCCGCTCGAACTGATGGGCCGCAACATCTATGTGCGCGAGGGCTGCTACGCCTGCCACAGCCAGATGGTGCGCCCCTTCCGCGACGAGGCGGAGCGCTACGGCCATTTCAGCCTGGCGGCCGAGAGCATGTATGACCGCCCCTTCCAGTGGGGCAGCAAGCGCACCGGCCCCGACCTCGCCCGGGTCGGCGGCAAGTATTCGGATGACTGGCAGGCGCAGCACCTGCGTGACCCGCGCTCGCTGGTGCCCGAGAGCATCATGCCGCCCTACTCCTTCCTGGACCGGCCGCTCGACTACCGGAACATCCAGTCGCACCTGCGCGCCCAGCGCGCGCTCGGCGTGCCCTACAGCGAGGAGATGATCGCCAATGCCCGCGCCGACCTCGAGGCGCAGGCACGGCCCGACGCGGATGGCGCGGCCTTCTCCAGCCGCTACGCTCGCGCGCGCCAGGGCGCCTTCGACGGCAACCCGGCCGTGGTCACGGAGATGGATGCGCTGGTCGCCTACATGCAGATGCTGGGCACGCTCGTGCAGTTCCGCGACGTGACGCCCGAACAGCTGCGGCAACAGTGAGGAGGGCGCGCCATGCATGAGCTGCAATCCCTCTTCAACTCGCTCTGGGTCGCCTGGTTCTTCCTGCTCTTCGGCGGAATCCTGATCTGGACGCTGCGCCCCTCCAAGCGGGCGGAATGGCAACAACGCGGAAGCATGATCTTCCAGGACGATGAAGACAGGAGGCGCTGAGACATGCCCACCAAGATCGAGAAGGACAGCGTCTCCGGCCAGATGACCACGGGCCACGAGTGGGACGGGCTGAAGGAACTGAACACGCCGCTGCCCAAGTGGTGGCTCTACACCTTCTACGCGACCATCCTCTTCTCCCTCGTCTGGGTCGTGCTCTACCCGGCGCTGCCGATCAGCGGCGCCACCGGCCTGCTCGGCTGGACGGCGCGTGGCGCGCTGCCGGCGCAGCAGGCGGCGGAACGCGCGCGGATCGAGCCGATGATGGCCCGCCTGCGCGCGGCCACGCCCGAGCAGATCGCGGCCGACCCGGAACTGCGCGCCTTCGCGCTGGCCGGCGGGCGCGTCGCCTTCGCCAACAACTGCGCCGGCTGCCACGGCGCGGGCGGGCAGGGTGCGCCGGGCGGCTTCCCGAGCCTCGCGGATGACGACTGGATCTATGGCGGCAGCTTCGACGCCATCCAGCACACCATCCGCCACGGCGTGCGCGCGAATGAGAGCGACGAGCAGCGCGGCGTCGCCATGCCCGCCTTCCAGGCGACCGGCATGCTGAACGCGGCGCAGGTGAGCGACACGGCGGAATTCGTGCTGAGCCTGACCGGCCGCAGCACCGATCCCGCCGCCGTCACCCGCGGCGAGGCGCTCTACGCCGAGAACTGCGCGAGCTGCCATGGCGACCGCGGCGAGGGCAATCGCGACCTGGGTGCGCCGCGCCTGAATGACCGCATCTGGCTCTATGGCGGCGAGAAGGCGGACATCATGCGCAGCATCGCCAACAGCCGCGCCGGCGTCATGCCCTCCTGGCAGGGCCGCCTCGACCCCGCGATGATCAACATGCTCACCGTCTACGTGCATGCCCTGGGCGGGGGAGAATAAGGTAGCGTCATGTCCGTGATCCCGCCCCGCGCGCCGCAGATCGAGGAAGGCCCGCTCTACGCCTCGCACCAGAAGGTCTATCCGCGCGCGGTGCAGGGCGTGGTGCGACGGGTGAAATGGGCCGTGCTCATCCTGCTGCTGGGGCTCTACTACATCGTGCCCTGGCTGCGCTGGGACCGCGGACCCAATGCGCCGGACCAGGCGGTGCTCGTGGATATGGGCCATGCCCGCCTGTTCTTCTTCTGGTTCGAGCTCTGGCCGCAGGAGATCTACTTCCTCACCGGCATCCTCGTGCTGGGCGCCATCGGCCTCTTCGCGGTGACCTCGCTCTTCGGGCGGGTCTGGTGCGGCTTCACCTGCCCGCAGACGGTCTGGACCGACCTCTTCATGTGGATCGAGCGCAGGATCGAGGGCGACCGCAACGCCCGTATCAGGCTCGACCAGGGCCCGAAGGACCGCGCCTGGTGGCGCGCCAAGCTCATCAAGCACGGCGCCTGGCTCGCCATCGCCATGGCGACGGGCGGTGCCTGGATCATGTATTTCAACGATGCGCCCACCGTGACCTGGGCGATGCTGACGGGCCAGGCGAGCCTGACCGTCTATGGCTTCTTCGCGCTCTTCACGGCCACGACCTATGTGCTGGCGGGCGCGGCGCGCGAGCAGGTCTGCACCTACATGTGCCCCTGGCCGCGCTTCCAGGGCGCCATGCTCGACGAGAACAGCCTCGTCGTCACCTATCGGGACTGGCGGGGCGAGCCGCGCGGCAAGCCGACCGACCCGGGGGCGGGCGATTGCGTGGACTGCAAGGCCTGCGTGCATGTCTGCCCGACGGGCATCGACATCCGCGACGGGCAGCAGCTCGAATGCATCGGCTGCGGGCTCTGCGTGGATGCCTGCGACGACGTGATGAAGCGCCTCGATCGCCCCACCGGCCTCGTCGCCTTCGAGACGCTGAAGAACCTCGCCGCCAGCCAGGCCGCGACCAAGGGCATGGCGCCGGGGCCCGAGCGTCTCGCGCGCGGCATGGCGGTGCGGACGCGGCAGAAGGTGATCCGTCCGCGCACGCTGGTCTATGCCGGCGTGATTGGCGCCGCGCTCATCGTCATGCTGGGCGCCTGGCTGCTGCGCGAGACGCTGACGCTGACCGTGCTGCGCGACCGCGCGCCGCTCTATGTGCGCCTCTCCGATGGCGGGCTGCGGAACGGCTACACGCTGAAGCTCGCCAACAAGCTGCGTGGCGAGCTGGCGCTGCCGCTGGTGCTGGAAGGCCCGCCCGGCCTGCGCCTCGTCGTGCAGGATGCGGCGCTGGACGCCGAGGGCCGCCCGCTGCTGACGACGCGCGATGACGGCATCACGCAGTGGCGCGCGCTCGTCACCGCGCCCGAGGGGCTGCGGCTGCGCGGCAGCACGCCCATCAGCTTCCGCCTGCTCGATGCGGAGGGCCGCACCCTCCTGCGCCATTCCACCGTCTTCCTGGGACCCGACCGATGAGCATCCAAGCCCATGACCCCAATCGCGGCCGCTGGATCCCCTGGGTCTTCGTCGGCGGCATGCTCGTGGTGGTGCTGGTCAATGCGGTGCTGATCACCCAGGCCATCGGCACCTTCACCGGTGTCACGGTCGGCCAGTCCTATGACCGGGGCCGCACCTACAACAACGTTCTGGCCGAGGCGGCGCGGCAGGATGCGCTGGGCTGGACGCTGAACACGCGGCTCGATGCCGGGTGCCTCGTCGTCAATGCGCGCGACCGCGGCGGCGCGCCGGTGCAGGGCGTGCTGGAGGGCCACATGCTGCGCCCGCTGGATGGCGAGCGTGTGGCCCTGCCGGAGGCCGCCGGCACCGGGCGCTTCACCGTCGAGTTGCCCGAGCTGCGCGCCGGGCTGTGGGAATTCCGCGGCCTGCTCGTCTCCCCGCAGGGCGAGCGGCATGACGTGCGGCAGCGTTTCACGCTTCCATGAGCCATATCGGCCGCCCCGTCTGCGCGCATTGCGGCGCGCCCAGCGTCACCCGCTTCTGCTGCACGGGGTGCGAGGGCGCGCATGCGCTGGTGCAGGGCCTCGGCCTCGATGCCTTCTATCGCCGGCGTGAGGGCGCGGAGGGCCAGCTCAAGCCACTCGATCCACCGAGCGCGGACTTCACCGGCCTCGCCCATCCCAACCGGGACGGCACGCAGACGCTGGAGCTGATGGTGGCGGGGCTGACCTGCGGTGCCTGCATCTGGCTGGTGGAGCAGGCGCTGGCGGCCGAACCCGGCGTGACGCGCGCGCGTGCCAATCTCTCCACCCGCCGGCTCTCCGTGACCTGGCGGGGCGAGGCGGCGCGCGGCAACGACCTGGCGGCGCTGGTCGCGCGCCTCGGCTTCCGCGTGGCGCCCTTCTCCCCCGCCTGCCTGCGCGCCAGCGAGGATGCGGAGGGCCGCGAACTCACGCGCGCCCTCGGCATCGCGAGCTTCGGCGCGATGAACGTGATGCTCGTCTCCGTCGCGGTCTGGGCGGGCAGCGACATGGGGCCCGACACGCGCCACATGATGCATTGGCTGGCGGCGCTGATCGGCATGCCGACCATCGCCTATGCCGGCATGCCGCTGTTCCGCTCGGCCTGGCGCGGGCTGCGCGCGGGCCGGCTCAACATGGACTGTGCGGTCTCGCTCGGCATCCTCGCCACCACGGCGATGTCGCTCAGCGAGACGATGCGCAATGGCGACTTCACCTGGTTCGACGGCGCGACCACGCTGCTGGCGCTGATGCTGGCCGGCCGCGTGCTGGACCGCGCGGCGCGGCGGCGGGCGCGGCAAAGTGCGGCCGAACTGCTCGCCCTGCAGGAAGGCAGCGTCACCGTGCTGGGCGAGGCCAATGCCGCGCCCATGGCCGTGCCGATGGAGCGCGTGCCGGTCGGCGCGCGCATCCTGGTGGCGAGCGGCGAGCGCCTGCGCCTGGATGCGGTGCTGGAAGATGCGAGCGCACTGCTCGACACCGCCGCCACCACGGGCGAGAGCCTGCCGCGCCCCTTCGCGCAGGGCGAGGCGCTGGCGGCGGGCGGCGTGAACATGGGCGCGCCCTTCGTGGCGCGCGTCACGGCGGCGGCGGGCGATGGTTCGCTGGCCGCCATGGGCCGCATGCTGGAGCGCGCGGAGCAGGCGCGCGGGCGCTACACTTCGCTCGCCGACCGCGCGGCGCGGATCTATGTGCCCATCGCGCATGTCGTCGCCCTCTGCACCTTCCTGGGCTGGTGGCTGCTGGCCGGCGCGAGCTGGCAGGCGGCGCTGGTGCCGGCGGTGGCCGCGCTCATCATCACCTGTCCCTGCGGGCTGGCCATCGCCGTGCCGGCGGTGCAGGTCGTCGCCTCTGGCGCGCTGTTCCGGCGTGGCGTGCTGCTCTCCTCGCCCACCGGGCTGGAGCGGCTGGCGAGTGCCGATCATGTGGTGCTGGACAAGACGGGCACGCTGACGGAAGGCCGCCCGCGCCTGCTGCCGGGCGGCTGGGGCGAGGATGATCTGCAACTGGCGGCGAGCCTCGCCGCCACCAGCCGCCACCCGCTGTCGCGCGCGCTCAGCCGTGCCTGCCCGGATGCGGCGCCCGCTTCGGGCGTGGTGGAGGTGCCGGGGGCGGGGCTGGTTCAGGGCGAGACGCGCCTCGGCTCGGCCGCCTTCCTGGGCCTGGCCGAGGATGCCGGCATGGCGCTGCACCTCGTGCGGCCGGGCCGTGCGCCGGTCACCTTCCGCTTCGAGGATGCGCTGCGCCCCGATGCGGCCGCGGCCGTGCAGGCCTTCCAGCGCGCGGGCCTCGGCGTCGAGCTCCTCTCGGGCGATGCGCCCGAGGTGGTGGAACGCCTGGCGCGGGAGGCGGGGATCACCCTCTTCACCGCGCGCGCCACGCCCGAGGCGAAGGCCGCGCGCATCACGGCCCTCGCCGCGCAGGGCCGCCGCGTGCTGATGGTGGGCGACGGCATCAATGACGCGGCGGCCCTGGCGGCCGCGCATGTCTCCGCGGCGCCGGCCGAGGGGACCGACCTCGCCCAGGCGGCAAGCGACTTCGTGCTGATGGGCGGCGGGCTGCTGCCGTTGGCCGAGGCGGTGGGCCGCGCGCGGCGCGCGCAATCGGCGGCGCGGCAGAACATCGCCTTCGCCTTCACCTACAACATCATCGCCGTGCCGGTGGCGGTGGCGGGCTTCGCCACGCCGCTCATCGCGGCGCTGGTGATGGCAAGCTCCTCGCTCGCCGTCATCGGCAACGCACTCAGGGTGGGACGCTGATGGACACGCTGGTCTGGCTCATTCCGCTGGCGCTGGTGCTGGGCGGCCTCGCCCTCATCGCCTTCATCTGGGCGATGCGCTCCGGCCAATACGAGGATCTGGACGGTGCCGCCGCCCGCATCCTCTTCGACGACGACCTCAAGAAAGGAGGCTGACCCGATGCCGATCTCTTCCGGCTTCTTCATCGCCCTGTATCTCGTTTTCGCGCTGGTCGGCCTGTTCGGCGCGGCGCGGGCGGAGGGCTATCTCAACGCCTTCTCGCTGATGCTGCTGGCCTTCGCGCTGTGGATGGCCTTCGGCGTCATCAAGCGCCACTTCGACGCGAAGCAGCCGCACTAGGCGGGCTGGGCCGCCCGCGCCGGCTGCACGATCCGCCCATCCTCCATCGCCACGATGCGGTCGGCGATGTCGAGGATGCGGGGGTCATGCGTGACGAGCAGGATGGGCACGCCGCGCGTCTTTGCGAGGTCACGCAGCAGGCGCACCACCTCCTGCCCGCTCACCTTGTCGAGCGCCGCGGTGGGTTCGTCGGCCAGGATCAGGCCGGGTTCGCCGGCGAGTGCCCGCGCCACGGCCACGCGCTGCCGCTGCCCGCCCGAAAGCCGTGAAGGCGGCTTTTCCGCGTGATCGGCGAGGCCGACGGCGGCCAGCATCTCGCCCGCGCGGGCGAGGCGCTCGCCCTCGCTCATGCCGCCATGCAGTTCGAGCGACATGGCGACATTCTGCCGCGCGGTGAGGAAGCCCAGCAGGTTGTGGTTCTGGAAGATGAAGCCGATCCGCCCGCGCAGGCGGACGCGGTCGCTCTCGGCCGCGCCGGCGAGTTCCTGGCCCAGCACCCGCGCCTGGCCGTCCTGCATGGCGCGCAGCGCGCCGATCAGCGTCAGCAGCGTCGTCTTGCCCGAGCCCGAGGGCCCGGTGAGCAGCACGATCTCGCCGGGTGCGATGGAGAGATCCACCTCGCGCAGCACCTCGCGCCGCAGCGCGCCCTCGCCATAGGCGAAGGTGATGCCCGACAACTCGACAGGGTTCACAACTCACCTCGCAGCAAAAGCGCGCCAACCGAACGATCCGTGCCCCGCCCACTGGCCGCCCCCCGGTGGGCGGCGCGGCTTCGCCGCGCCAACCAGCCGAAGCGCCCAGAACCAGCACCAACCGGGGCCCCCGCAAAGACGCGAAGCGGGTTTGTGGGGAAATTCAAAACATATCCGCCGGATTGGCGTCCCTCAGCTTGCGCATGGCGAGCAGCCCCGCCGCCGCGCACATGGTGAAGATCATCAGGAAGACCGTCAGCGCGCGTTCGGGATACATGGCGAGCGGCAGGAAGGTCGCCGCCCCCACCCAGTCGTAGAGCCAGGCCGAGAGCAGCAACCCCGGGATGAAGCCGATGATGGCGAGGATGAAGGCCTCGCTCATCACGACGCGCGAGAGATACCCGTTGGAATAACCCATCGCCTTGAGCGTGGCGTATTCCGAGATGTGGCTCGCGATGTCGGAGAAGAGGATCTGGTAGACGATCACCATGCCGACCACGAGGCCCATCAGGCTGCCGAAGACGAAGATGAAGCCGATGGGCGTGCCGTTCTCCCAATAGGCGCGCTCATGCGCGACGAGTTCGGCATGGGTCATCACCATCACGTCGCCCGGCAGCAGCTCGCGCAGGCGGGCCTGCACGGCGCGCGGGTCGGCGCCCTCATGCAGCTTCAGCGCGACGAGGTCGGTGTTGGAGACGCGGCGCTCGAAGACGCGGCGGAAATTCGTCTCGCTGAGGACGACATTGCCATCCGCGCCGAAGCTGGGACCGATCTCGACGAGGCCGACCAGGCGCATCTCGCGGTGGCCCACCTGCACCTGGAAGGGTCCGCGCTCGGCGAAGAGCTGGCCGATCGGGCCGAATTCCGGGCGGGAGCGGACGTCGAAGGCGACGGTGTCCGGCTGCTTCAGCGCCTCGACCAGCGGAGCGAGGCCGGTGAAGCCGACCGCGCCCGCCTCGGCATCCAGGCCGATGAGCTGCACGGCGCGGCGGCGGCCGGTCTCCGGGTTCCGCCAGCTCGCCTGGGCCAGGTAGATCGGCACGGCGACGGCGACATCGGGGTCGGCCAGCGTCTGGAAGGCGCGCGCGCGGGGCAGGGGTTCGGGCCGGAAGCTCGCATCCGTCATGGGGTGCATGAGGAAGAGGTCGGCCCGCATGGCGCCCAGCATGTTGGTCGCGCTGTCGAAGAGCGCGCCGCGGAAGCCGAGCTGCATGAAGACCAGCACGCAGGCGAACATCACGCCGGCCATGGCGGCGAGCAGGCGGGATTTCTCCGCGCGCAGCTGCCGCCAGGCGAGGCGCAGCGGCAGCAGCAGGAAGGCGGCGGGGCCGGGGGCCACGCGCGGGCGGGGCGGAATGGGCTCGCCGGTGAGTTCCGGTGCCCAGGGGAGGAGATTCCCGGGGAGGAGGCTCTCCGTGCCGCTGATCTGGTTCATCGGGCGGCCACCGCGGGGTCATGCGCGCGGATCGCGACCTGCACCTGCATGCCGGTGCGCCGTCGCAGCAATTCGGCGCCCTCCTCCGAGAGGGCGAGGCGGACCTCCACCGTGCGGCTGTCCACCGCGGCCACGGGGTCGGTGCCGGCTTGGGTGGTGCGGCGCACCTGCCAGCCGATGTCGCGCAGCGTGGCGACGGCCCGCTG
This region of Sediminicoccus rosea genomic DNA includes:
- the ccoN gene encoding cytochrome-c oxidase, cbb3-type subunit I — translated: MRSRPDYVEAPIRAFAVATMFWGVVGFLVGVVIASQLAFPLLNLDLEWTSFGRLRPVHTSAVIFAFGGNALIGTSLFIVQRTCRARLFGGEEMGWFIFWGYQFFIVTAALGYVLGVTQGKEYAEPEWFADLFLTVLWVIYLVAFGGTIVRREEPHIYVANWFLLAFIITVAVLHIGNNISLPLSWGSTFSYAAPAGVQGAMIQWWYGHNAVGFFLTAGFLGMMYYFIPKQADRPVYSYRLSIVHFWSIIFLYIWAGPHHLHYTALPDWAQTLGMVFSVMLWMPSWGGMINGIMTLSGAWDKLRTDPGLRFSVTAVAFYGMSTFEGPVMSIKAVNSLSHYTDWTIGHVHSGALGWNGFITFGALYWLVPVLWKKREMFSSRLIEWHFWLATLGIVLYITAMWVSGIMQGLMWRAYDELGFLQYSFVETVAAMHPYYVIRMLGGLLYLTGALLMAWNMYKTITSDEAVATLPARAVPAE
- the ccoO gene encoding cytochrome-c oxidase, cbb3-type subunit II, with the translated sequence MLKKFSHGMIERNVILLGVLTLITISIGGLAQVVPLFTVESTIERVQGVRPYTPLELMGRNIYVREGCYACHSQMVRPFRDEAERYGHFSLAAESMYDRPFQWGSKRTGPDLARVGGKYSDDWQAQHLRDPRSLVPESIMPPYSFLDRPLDYRNIQSHLRAQRALGVPYSEEMIANARADLEAQARPDADGAAFSSRYARARQGAFDGNPAVVTEMDALVAYMQMLGTLVQFRDVTPEQLRQQ
- a CDS encoding cbb3-type cytochrome c oxidase subunit 3, yielding MHELQSLFNSLWVAWFFLLFGGILIWTLRPSKRAEWQQRGSMIFQDDEDRRR
- the ccoP gene encoding cytochrome-c oxidase, cbb3-type subunit III, which translates into the protein MPTKIEKDSVSGQMTTGHEWDGLKELNTPLPKWWLYTFYATILFSLVWVVLYPALPISGATGLLGWTARGALPAQQAAERARIEPMMARLRAATPEQIAADPELRAFALAGGRVAFANNCAGCHGAGGQGAPGGFPSLADDDWIYGGSFDAIQHTIRHGVRANESDEQRGVAMPAFQATGMLNAAQVSDTAEFVLSLTGRSTDPAAVTRGEALYAENCASCHGDRGEGNRDLGAPRLNDRIWLYGGEKADIMRSIANSRAGVMPSWQGRLDPAMINMLTVYVHALGGGE
- the ccoG gene encoding cytochrome c oxidase accessory protein CcoG encodes the protein MSVIPPRAPQIEEGPLYASHQKVYPRAVQGVVRRVKWAVLILLLGLYYIVPWLRWDRGPNAPDQAVLVDMGHARLFFFWFELWPQEIYFLTGILVLGAIGLFAVTSLFGRVWCGFTCPQTVWTDLFMWIERRIEGDRNARIRLDQGPKDRAWWRAKLIKHGAWLAIAMATGGAWIMYFNDAPTVTWAMLTGQASLTVYGFFALFTATTYVLAGAAREQVCTYMCPWPRFQGAMLDENSLVVTYRDWRGEPRGKPTDPGAGDCVDCKACVHVCPTGIDIRDGQQLECIGCGLCVDACDDVMKRLDRPTGLVAFETLKNLAASQAATKGMAPGPERLARGMAVRTRQKVIRPRTLVYAGVIGAALIVMLGAWLLRETLTLTVLRDRAPLYVRLSDGGLRNGYTLKLANKLRGELALPLVLEGPPGLRLVVQDAALDAEGRPLLTTRDDGITQWRALVTAPEGLRLRGSTPISFRLLDAEGRTLLRHSTVFLGPDR
- a CDS encoding FixH family protein encodes the protein MSIQAHDPNRGRWIPWVFVGGMLVVVLVNAVLITQAIGTFTGVTVGQSYDRGRTYNNVLAEAARQDALGWTLNTRLDAGCLVVNARDRGGAPVQGVLEGHMLRPLDGERVALPEAAGTGRFTVELPELRAGLWEFRGLLVSPQGERHDVRQRFTLP
- a CDS encoding heavy metal translocating P-type ATPase — protein: MSHIGRPVCAHCGAPSVTRFCCTGCEGAHALVQGLGLDAFYRRREGAEGQLKPLDPPSADFTGLAHPNRDGTQTLELMVAGLTCGACIWLVEQALAAEPGVTRARANLSTRRLSVTWRGEAARGNDLAALVARLGFRVAPFSPACLRASEDAEGRELTRALGIASFGAMNVMLVSVAVWAGSDMGPDTRHMMHWLAALIGMPTIAYAGMPLFRSAWRGLRAGRLNMDCAVSLGILATTAMSLSETMRNGDFTWFDGATTLLALMLAGRVLDRAARRRARQSAAELLALQEGSVTVLGEANAAPMAVPMERVPVGARILVASGERLRLDAVLEDASALLDTAATTGESLPRPFAQGEALAAGGVNMGAPFVARVTAAAGDGSLAAMGRMLERAEQARGRYTSLADRAARIYVPIAHVVALCTFLGWWLLAGASWQAALVPAVAALIITCPCGLAIAVPAVQVVASGALFRRGVLLSSPTGLERLASADHVVLDKTGTLTEGRPRLLPGGWGEDDLQLAASLAATSRHPLSRALSRACPDAAPASGVVEVPGAGLVQGETRLGSAAFLGLAEDAGMALHLVRPGRAPVTFRFEDALRPDAAAAVQAFQRAGLGVELLSGDAPEVVERLAREAGITLFTARATPEAKAARITALAAQGRRVLMVGDGINDAAALAAAHVSAAPAEGTDLAQAASDFVLMGGGLLPLAEAVGRARRAQSAARQNIAFAFTYNIIAVPVAVAGFATPLIAALVMASSSLAVIGNALRVGR
- the ccoS gene encoding cbb3-type cytochrome oxidase assembly protein CcoS — protein: MDTLVWLIPLALVLGGLALIAFIWAMRSGQYEDLDGAAARILFDDDLKKGG
- a CDS encoding ATP-binding cassette domain-containing protein, translating into MNPVELSGITFAYGEGALRREVLREVDLSIAPGEIVLLTGPSGSGKTTLLTLIGALRAMQDGQARVLGQELAGAAESDRVRLRGRIGFIFQNHNLLGFLTARQNVAMSLELHGGMSEGERLARAGEMLAAVGLADHAEKPPSRLSGGQRQRVAVARALAGEPGLILADEPTAALDKVSGQEVVRLLRDLAKTRGVPILLVTHDPRILDIADRIVAMEDGRIVQPARAAQPA
- the devC gene encoding ABC transporter permease DevC; the protein is MNQISGTESLLPGNLLPWAPELTGEPIPPRPRVAPGPAAFLLLPLRLAWRQLRAEKSRLLAAMAGVMFACVLVFMQLGFRGALFDSATNMLGAMRADLFLMHPMTDASFRPEPLPRARAFQTLADPDVAVAVPIYLAQASWRNPETGRRRAVQLIGLDAEAGAVGFTGLAPLVEALKQPDTVAFDVRSRPEFGPIGQLFAERGPFQVQVGHREMRLVGLVEIGPSFGADGNVVLSETNFRRVFERRVSNTDLVALKLHEGADPRAVQARLRELLPGDVMVMTHAELVAHERAYWENGTPIGFIFVFGSLMGLVVGMVIVYQILFSDIASHISEYATLKAMGYSNGYLSRVVMSEAFILAIIGFIPGLLLSAWLYDWVGAATFLPLAMYPERALTVFLMIFTMCAAAGLLAMRKLRDANPADMF